In a single window of the Coffea eugenioides isolate CCC68of chromosome 3, Ceug_1.0, whole genome shotgun sequence genome:
- the LOC113764541 gene encoding pentatricopeptide repeat-containing protein At5g65560, translating to MVWKNSLTCAVRSFSTMIIRSTATVNHLNKPGPSPLISKHPFSIAPSLLPITSPEPNINPPVQDLSAKLYSLLSNPNWQKHPSLKKLIPILTPNHLANFYSQFPNLNPQTALNFFNYLSCIPSFKPSVQSYSSLLHILIPNKFIGFAEKLRISMIKICESPEDAQFVLGVLRDMNNSKTDHDNGLLFKISLRCYNTMLMMLARFLMIDDMKCAYVEMLDDKISPNIYTFNTMINAYCKLGNVDEAELYLSKILQAGLRPDTHTFTSFILGHCRKKDVDSAFRVFKEMVKKGCRRNEVTYNNLIYGLCEVGKLDEGMQLFKKMGEDYCCPNVRTYTVLIDALCGLSRTMEALKLFEEMKEKGCEPNVHTYTVLIDGMCKDGKLDEASRLMILMSEKGFVPTIITYNALVNGYCMKEMVDAAFKILEVMESNKCSPNARTYNELISGFCKAKKVHKAMALLNNMLERKLAPTIVTYNLLVHGQCKEGHVDNAFRLLRLMEESNVAPDKWTYGPLIDALCKKGRVKEANALLDSLKDKGLEANEVMYTALIDGYCRAANMDIAFNLFERMLGEGCIPSSCTYNVLVSGLCKEGKMHEASELLERMLERGVKPDVVTCSILIENMLKEYAFGYAYAMLDKMVSLGYKPDVCTYTSFLLAYCNQGQLNEAENVMTRMKEEGIRPDFMTYTALMDGYGRLGLMDGAFDTLRRMVDAGCAPSQYTYAVLVKHLSHEKHTKGNVTEVRLDLKGGVPLINIADVWKVMDFGTALMLFEKMTEYGYAPNLNTYSALATGLCREGRIEEAWKLFDYMHKHGLSPTEDMYDLLINCCCKLKVHEKALQILGNMVKHGLIPHLESFKLLVCGLYDQGNSDIAKAVFCWLLECGYNHDEIAWKLLIDGLLKRGLVDSCSELLDIMKKNNCQLNPQTDSMLIEGLFERT from the coding sequence ATGGTCTGGAAGAACTCTCTCACTTGCGCTGTCCGATCCTTTAGCACCATGATTATAAGATCAACTGCCACTGTCAACCATCTCAACAAGCCAGGTCCATCTCCTCTCATTTCCAAGCACCCATTTTCCATTGCCCCTTCTTTGCTCCCTATCACTTCTCCAGAACCCAATATTAATCCTCCTGTACAAGACCTCTCCGCCAAACTCTACTCCCTCCTGTCCAATCCCAATTGGCAAAAACACCCATCTCTCAAAAAACTAATTCCAATTTTAACTCCAAACCATCTTGCCAATTTCTATTCCCAATTTCCCAATCTCAATCCCCAAACGGCTCTCAACTTCTTTAACTATCTTTCCTGCATTCCATCTTTTAAACCAAGTGTTCAATCATATTCTTCCTTGCTGCATATCTTGATCCCCAATAAGTTTATTGGGTTTGCTGAAAAACTCCGCATTTCAATGATTAAGATCTGCGAATCCCCTGAGGATGCGCAGTTTGTTTTAGGTGTGTTGAGGGATATGAATAATAGTAAAACTGATCATGATAATGGGTTGCTTTTTAAGATTAGTCTAAGGTGTTACAATACCATGTTGATGATGTTGGCAAGGTTTCTTATGATTGATGATATGAAATGTGCGTATGTTGAGATGTTGGATGACAAGATTTCGCCAAATATTTATACTTTTAATACCATGATTAATGCATATTGTAAGTTGGGGAATGTGGATGAGGCTGAGTTGTACTTGAGTAAAATTTTGCAAGCTGGGTTGAGGCCTGATACTCACACGTTTACGTCATTTATTTTGGGGCATTGTAGGAAAAAGGATGTAGATAGTGCTTTTAGGGTGTTCAAGGAGATGGTTAAGAAGGGTTGTCGGAGAAATGAGGTTACATATAACAATTTAATTTATGGGTTGTGTGAGGTGGGGAAGTTAGATGAGGGGATGCAGTTGTTTAAGAAAATGGGGGAGGACTATTGTTGTCCTAATGTTAGGACCTATACGGTACTTATTGATGCATTGTGTGGTTTAAGTAGGACAATGGAAGccttgaagttatttgaagagATGAAGGAGAAAGGTTGCGAGCCCAATGTTCATACTTACACTGTTCTCATTGATGGCATGTGTAAAGATGGTAAACTTGATGAAGCGTCGAGGTTGATGATTCTGATGTCGGAAAAGGGATTTGTTCCTACCATAATTACTTATAACGCTCTGGTTAATGGTTACTGTATGAAAGAAATGGTGGATGCTGCCTTCAAGATATTGGAAGTGATGGAATCTAATAAATGTAGTCCTAATGCCCGAACATACAATGAATTGATTTCTGGATTTTGTAAGGCAAAAAAAGTGCACAAGGCCATGGCATTACTTAATAACATGCTTGAAAGAAAGCTAGCTCCAACTATTGTAACTTACAACTTGTTAGTCCATGGACAATGTAAAGAGGGTCATGTTGATAATGCGTTTAGATTGCTTAGGTTGATGGAAGAGAGTAATGTAGCACCTGACAAGTGGACTTATGGTCCTCTAATTGATGCATTATGCAAAAAAGGCAGGGTTAAAGAAGCTAATGCGTTGCTTGATTCTCTCAAAGACAAAGGCCTGGAGGCAAATGAAGTGATGTATACTGCTTTGATTGATGGATATTGTAGGGCAGCCAACATGGATATTGCTTTTAATTTGTTTGAAAGGATGCTTGGAGAAGGCTGCATTCCGAGCTCCTGCACTTATAATGTGCTGGTTAGTGGGTTGTGCAAAGAGGGCAAAATGCATGAAGCATCTGAATTATTGGAAAGGATGTTGGAGAGAGGTGTGAAACCCGATGTTGTTACTTGTTCTATTCTCATTGAGAATATGCTAAAAGAATATGCCTTTGGTTATGCCTATGCAATGCTTGATAAAATGGTTTCTCTAGGATATAAACCTGATGTTTGCACTTACACTTCCTTTCTTCTTGCATATTGCAACCAAGGGCAGTTGAATGAAGCAGAGAATGTGATGACTAGAATGAAAGAAGAAGGCATTAGGCCAGATTTTATGACCTACACTGCATTAATGGATGGGTATGGACGTTTAGGATTGATGGACGGTGCATTTGATACCCTTAGACGTATGGTTGATGCTGGATGTGCACCTTCTCAGTATACCTATGCTGTATTAGTTAAACATCTTTCACATGAAAAGCATACTAAAGGAAATGTAACTGAAGTCAGACTCGATCTGAAAGGTGGGGTTCCTTTAATAAACATTGCTGATGTATGGAAAGTGATGGATTTTGGTACTGCTCTGATGCTTTTTGAGAAAATGACTGAATATGGTTATGCACCTAATTTGAACACGTACAGTGCGCTTGCTACTGGACTTTGTAGAGAAGGAAGAATTGAAGAAGCTTGGAAATTGTTTGATTATATGCATAAGCATGGTTTGTCTCCTACAGAAGATATGTATGATTTGTTGATAAACTGTTGCTGCAAGTTGAAAGTGCACGAGAAAGCCCTGCAGATTCTTGGTAACATGGTCAAGCATGGTTTAATACCACACTTGGAGTCCTTCAAATTGCTTGTTTGTGGGTTATATGATCAAGGCAATAGTGACATAGCGAAAGCAGTATTCTGTTGGCTGCTAGAGTGTGGCTACAATCATGATGAAATAGCTTGGAAACTTTTAATTGATGGCTTACTTAAGAGGGGGCTTGTTGACAGTTGCTCTGAACTGCTGGACATCATGAAGAAAAATAATTGCCAGTTAAATCCCCAAACAGATTCAATGTTAATAGAGGGTCTTTTTGAGAGAACATAG